The DNA sequence AATCGACTGGGGCCGCTGTGCGGCCCTATCGCGACACAAGGCCGCTCCTACCGGGAATGCGTACAGCCTTGGCGTCAGTTGCGCTCCCGCACCCAGAACAACGTGGCGCCGGCCACCGCTGCCGGCATCATCAGCACGTTCACCAGCGGTATCATCAGCGCCAGGTAGGTGATGCCGCCAAAGCCCAGCGACTGCCAGCGCTTCTGGCGCAGCCAGGCGAGCATGTCCTGCCAGCTCATCTTGTTGTTGTCTGCCGGGTAGTCGATGTACTGGATGGCCATCATCCAGACCCCGAAGATCAGCCACAGCGGCGCAGCTACCACGTTGACCACCGGGACCAGCGACAGGATGAACAGGCCGATGGCCCGTGGCAGGAAGTAGCCCAGCTTGCGCATTTCGCGGCTGAAGGTACGTGGCACCATGGCCACCAGCTCGGCCCAGCTGAAGGCCGGGAAGGTGTCTTCGCCACGCAGCACCACCTCGACCTTTTCCGCCAGGAAGCCATTGAACGGTGCGGCAATGATGTTGGCCACCAGGGTGAAGGTGAAGAACACCATCAGCACCACCAGGGCGACGAACAGCGGCCAGAGGATGTAGGTGAGGAAGCTCAGCCAGCTTGGCAGGGTGGGCATCAGGGCATCCACCCACAGGCTGAACTGGTGGCCGGCGAAGTAGATCAGGCCACCGAACAGCAGCAGGTTGACCGCCAGCGGCAGCAGCACGAACAACCGCAGGTTGGGGCTCAGCACCAGTTTCAGGCCTTCGCGCAGGTACTGGGGGCCAGACAGGACAGGGGCTTGCATCGGGAGACTCCGCAGAGAAGGTAAACGCGCTGACCTTACCGAGTTTGCCGCGCCGACGAAAGGCGGGCAGCGGCAGGGAAACGGGGTGTAACAAAAGCGCCAGCCCATGGCTATCCGAACAAATCGATGGATAGGCGATGCCTATGAGGTGGATTGTCTAAGGATATTTCCTTAATCTTTGCCACCTCGCTACAGTGCGTTCAACTTTCCGCTTTTCGGGCCTGCGCGTTGTAGCCTTCCCCAAGTGCTGCGTGGGTCCCTTTTAAATTCCAGCTGGCGCAGCCGGTGCACACGATGCCGGCCCGTGCGGCCCGCTCGACAGGAGTTCGACATGTCTGAAGTACGTCATTCGCGCGTCATCATTCTCGGTTCCGGCCCTGCCGGTTACAGTGCCGCGGTGTACGCCGCCCGCGCCAACCTCAAGCCGCTGCTGATCACCGGCATGCAGGCCGGCGGCCAGCTGACCACCACCACCGAAGTCGACAACTGGCCGGGCGACCCCCATGGCCTGACCGGCCCGGCGCTGATGCAGCGCATGCAGGAGCACGCCGAGCGTTTCGAAACCGAAATCGTCTTCGACCACATCAATGCCGTCGACCTGGCCAACAAGCCCTTCACCCTGCAGGGTGACAGTGGCAAGTACACCTGCGATGCGCTGATCATCGCCACGGGTGCCAGCGCCCGCTACCTGGGCCTGCCGTCCGAAGAAGCGTTCATGGGCAAAGGTGTCTCGGCCTGCGCTACCTGCGACGGTTTCTTCTACCGCAACAAGCCGGTTGCCGTGGTCGGCGGCGGCAACACCGCCGTTGAAGAGGCGCTGTACCTGGCCAACATCGCCAGCAAGGTCACCCTGGTGCACCGTCGCGATACCTTCCGCGCCGAGAAGATCCTGGTCGACAAGCTGCACGCCCGTGTCGCCGAAGGCAAGATCGAGCTCAAGCTCAACGCCACCCTGGATGAAGTACTGGGCGACAACATGGGTGTGACCGGTGCGCGGCTGAAGAACAACGACGGCAGCAGCGACGAAATCAAGGTCGATGGCGTGTTCATCGCCATCGGCCACACCCCGAACACCTCGCTGTTCGAAGGCCAGCTGACCCTGAAGGACGGCTACCTGGTGGTCAACGGTGGCCGTGAAGGCAATGCCACCGCCACCAACGTCGAGGGCGTGTTCGCCGCCGGTGACGTGGCTGACCACGTTTACCGTCAGGCCATCACCTCGGCCGGTGCCGGTTGCATGGCGGCACTGGACGTCGAGCGTTACCTGGACGGTCTGGCCAACGCCTCGTTCTGATCCGGGAATGCCAGGGCCGCTTTGCGGCCCATCGCGACACAAGGCCGTTGCAACAGAATGGCTACGCCCCAGATGTCGCATGAAAAAACCGGCCAGAGGCCGGTTTTTTCATGCCTGCAATTCGATTACAGGCTCAGTCGCATCGACAGGTCCACTGCCTTCACATCCTTGGTCATGGCACCAATCGAGATGTAGTCCACCCCGGTCTCGGCAATCACGCGCAAGGTCTGCTCGTTGACCCCGCCGCTGGCCTCGAGCTTGGCCTTGCCGGCGGTAATGCGCACCGCTTCGCGCATTTCCTCCAGGTTCAGCTCGTCGAGCATGATGATATCCGCAC is a window from the Pseudomonas anuradhapurensis genome containing:
- the cysZ gene encoding sulfate transporter CysZ, encoding MQAPVLSGPQYLREGLKLVLSPNLRLFVLLPLAVNLLLFGGLIYFAGHQFSLWVDALMPTLPSWLSFLTYILWPLFVALVVLMVFFTFTLVANIIAAPFNGFLAEKVEVVLRGEDTFPAFSWAELVAMVPRTFSREMRKLGYFLPRAIGLFILSLVPVVNVVAAPLWLIFGVWMMAIQYIDYPADNNKMSWQDMLAWLRQKRWQSLGFGGITYLALMIPLVNVLMMPAAVAGATLFWVRERN
- the trxB gene encoding thioredoxin-disulfide reductase, translating into MSEVRHSRVIILGSGPAGYSAAVYAARANLKPLLITGMQAGGQLTTTTEVDNWPGDPHGLTGPALMQRMQEHAERFETEIVFDHINAVDLANKPFTLQGDSGKYTCDALIIATGASARYLGLPSEEAFMGKGVSACATCDGFFYRNKPVAVVGGGNTAVEEALYLANIASKVTLVHRRDTFRAEKILVDKLHARVAEGKIELKLNATLDEVLGDNMGVTGARLKNNDGSSDEIKVDGVFIAIGHTPNTSLFEGQLTLKDGYLVVNGGREGNATATNVEGVFAAGDVADHVYRQAITSAGAGCMAALDVERYLDGLANASF